From one Pedobacter faecalis genomic stretch:
- a CDS encoding FecR family protein: protein MDQKKIEYLHKAYLENSLDPVEMAEWDALLKSDLAEQPVKLFMEETWRSILPEERMMLSSEESGRLYDRIISQARKKSVRLWPKIAVAAAAVASITLGVWFYTSDSGFLKSERDGMASASDIAPGKNRATLTLANGQTVALSDGKTGVVVDHGLVRYSSGTLSSGSLKGGTDTAGRDVVHALAGVEMLSVATPRGGTYQVVLADGTRVWLNAASSLKFPSKFMAAERRVQITGEAYFEVASASLPGRMKKQPFIVESAGQEVTVLGTHFNINSYSDESAVKTTLMEGSVRVKSGTNVQTIRPGEQVVNNGADLKVLKVNTALVTDWKEEAFNLDGADFRVAMREIARWYDIEIVYDESVPQDIEAWGWISRKSKLSSVLKLIQNSGQVKFRFEGKKLYVYK, encoded by the coding sequence ATGGATCAAAAAAAAATAGAATATCTGCATAAGGCCTATCTGGAAAACAGCTTGGATCCGGTTGAAATGGCGGAATGGGATGCATTGTTAAAATCTGACCTGGCAGAACAGCCTGTTAAACTATTCATGGAGGAAACCTGGCGCTCCATTCTTCCTGAAGAACGCATGATGCTGAGTTCTGAGGAGTCTGGAAGGTTATACGACCGCATTATTTCGCAGGCACGTAAAAAGTCGGTCCGTTTATGGCCAAAAATTGCGGTGGCAGCAGCGGCAGTTGCGTCAATTACTTTAGGCGTTTGGTTTTATACCAGCGATTCCGGATTTCTGAAAAGCGAACGTGATGGAATGGCTTCCGCAAGCGATATTGCACCCGGAAAAAATAGGGCGACGCTGACTTTGGCTAACGGGCAGACCGTAGCTTTGAGTGATGGCAAGACTGGGGTGGTGGTCGACCATGGCCTTGTCCGGTACTCTTCCGGGACCCTGTCTTCAGGTTCGCTGAAGGGCGGTACGGACACGGCTGGTCGTGATGTGGTGCACGCACTAGCTGGCGTCGAAATGCTGAGTGTAGCGACGCCGCGCGGGGGGACATATCAGGTTGTTTTGGCCGATGGTACGCGTGTGTGGCTAAACGCTGCTTCGTCCCTGAAGTTTCCGTCGAAGTTTATGGCGGCGGAAAGACGTGTGCAAATTACCGGTGAGGCTTATTTTGAAGTCGCTTCGGCATCATTGCCGGGGCGCATGAAGAAACAACCTTTTATTGTAGAAAGTGCGGGTCAGGAGGTGACGGTGCTGGGTACGCATTTTAACATCAACAGTTATAGCGATGAGTCGGCCGTGAAGACGACTTTGATGGAGGGGTCTGTGCGGGTTAAATCGGGTACAAACGTTCAGACGATCAGGCCGGGTGAGCAGGTCGTCAATAACGGTGCTGATCTAAAGGTCTTGAAAGTGAATACCGCGCTGGTTACAGACTGGAAGGAGGAAGCGTTTAACCTGGACGGGGCAGATTTCCGCGTGGCGATGCGTGAGATAGCCAGGTGGTATGATATAGAGATCGTGTACGACGAGAGCGTTCCGCAAGATATTGAGGCCTGGGGCTGGATTTCCAGAAAAAGCAAGTTGTCGTCGGTGCTGAAACTGATTCAGAATTCGGGTCAGGTTAAATTCAGATTTGAGGGCAAAAAACTATATGTGTATAAATAA
- a CDS encoding RNA polymerase sigma factor, protein MGTTLVYMIRKPVIEEKNLLVRVSERDESAFRIIFDAYHAQILTFANKYLKSRQLAEEVTQEVFLKIWNLGDKLNSVNDLENYLLTITRNRTFDILRQLKREVRYVQPIGEVDDVRENITEESILLSDTRQLLERGIALLPPQQKQVYKLCHQQGLKYEEAAKELGISPQTVHRHMKLALKSLRSFMAKHTDLSVLLIILKLF, encoded by the coding sequence ATGGGAACAACCTTAGTATACATGATCAGGAAACCCGTTATAGAGGAAAAAAATCTACTTGTAAGAGTTAGCGAGCGTGACGAGTCCGCTTTCAGAATTATTTTTGATGCCTATCACGCTCAGATTCTCACTTTCGCAAACAAGTACCTCAAGTCGCGGCAACTGGCAGAGGAAGTGACCCAGGAGGTGTTCCTCAAGATTTGGAATCTTGGTGATAAACTGAACTCGGTTAATGATCTTGAAAATTATCTGCTTACCATTACGCGGAATCGGACGTTCGATATACTGAGACAACTGAAACGGGAAGTGCGCTATGTCCAACCGATAGGGGAGGTGGATGATGTGCGGGAAAACATTACTGAAGAAAGTATTTTATTGAGCGATACCCGACAGTTGCTGGAAAGGGGCATAGCGTTGTTGCCACCTCAACAGAAGCAAGTATACAAGCTTTGTCATCAGCAGGGCTTAAAGTATGAGGAAGCAGCTAAAGAACTGGGAATTTCTCCTCAAACGGTACACCGCCACATGAAACTTGCCCTAAAATCGCTCCGATCTTTTATGGCTAAGCATACTGATTTATCTGTTTTACTGATTATTTTAAAATTATTTTAA
- a CDS encoding helix-turn-helix domain-containing protein — translation MKDEMSNHRFNSLSRLHKALDMPAPMHPLVTLINNADGTIPLKNLPTPHILSFYKISYKMNFQGKFKYGQHYYDFEEGGMFFVSPNQITGGHEPLSDQSGYTLLFHPDFLLGYELAKKIKTYGFFSYSINEALHLSEKEKTTIITVFESIEEELEGRIDNFSQDVVISQIELLLNYANRFYSRQFITRKTVSSDLLQKVEDNLRGYFQSPQTQTQGLPTVQYLSAQLNVSASYLSDMLRSLTGQNAQQHIHNHLIEKAKEQLSTTEASISEIAYELGFEHPPSFSKLFKLKTNMSPLDFRRSFN, via the coding sequence ATGAAGGATGAAATGTCTAACCACAGATTTAATTCCTTATCAAGGTTGCATAAGGCGCTGGACATGCCGGCACCTATGCACCCATTGGTAACTTTAATAAATAATGCCGACGGAACCATTCCGCTCAAGAACCTCCCTACTCCTCACATCTTAAGTTTCTACAAGATATCCTATAAGATGAACTTCCAGGGAAAGTTCAAATACGGCCAGCACTATTACGACTTTGAAGAAGGAGGAATGTTTTTCGTTTCGCCAAATCAGATCACAGGAGGTCACGAACCACTAAGCGATCAATCTGGTTATACCTTACTTTTCCACCCGGATTTCTTACTGGGTTATGAACTCGCTAAGAAAATTAAAACGTACGGCTTCTTTTCCTATTCCATCAATGAGGCATTGCACTTGTCTGAGAAGGAAAAAACCACAATTATTACTGTTTTCGAGAGTATCGAAGAAGAACTGGAAGGCAGAATCGATAATTTCAGTCAGGATGTGGTGATTTCCCAGATTGAGTTGCTGCTCAATTATGCCAACCGGTTCTACAGCCGGCAATTCATTACCCGAAAAACCGTAAGCAGCGATTTGCTTCAAAAAGTAGAAGATAATTTGCGCGGTTATTTTCAGTCGCCCCAAACACAAACCCAGGGACTTCCGACCGTCCAATACCTCTCCGCGCAATTAAACGTGAGCGCAAGTTATTTAAGCGATATGCTGCGATCTCTTACCGGGCAAAACGCTCAACAGCACATCCATAACCACCTGATCGAAAAAGCGAAAGAACAGCTATCGACAACGGAAGCATCGATAAGCGAGATCGCCTACGAACTAGGATTTGAACACCCGCCCTCGTTTAGTAAGCTATTTAAGCTGAAGACGAATATGTCGCCTTTGGATTTTAGGAGGTCTTTTAACTAA
- a CDS encoding alpha/beta hydrolase family protein — MKQSKTPIISFSPVVLPVAGRHVDLEMKVSVPANGNNLPVILLSHGHGPSNFLSSYKGYGPMADYFAAEGFVVIQPTHQNSKALALSPSLPEAPLFWSSRPADISFILDHLDEIIDTVPGLTGRVDKTNVAVVGHSMGGQTVSMLAGMEVTDPVTGKIVNAAEPRLKARVIMGAPGGPEGFTGAARGLYPVLAAGDFSTMTLPALIVNGDKDVNLMFSDVDNWRADAYYQSPGPKDLLTVFGAEHIFGGISGYDARETSDENPERVSFVCETILAYIRSNFDPNDRSWEQAKKSLNGVEGALGSIESKS; from the coding sequence ATGAAACAGTCAAAAACACCCATCATCAGCTTTAGTCCGGTTGTGTTACCGGTTGCCGGCCGTCATGTAGACCTTGAAATGAAAGTTTCTGTTCCCGCGAACGGAAACAACCTGCCCGTTATTCTTCTTTCGCACGGACATGGCCCGTCTAACTTTCTGTCTTCGTACAAAGGTTATGGCCCTATGGCAGATTATTTTGCCGCAGAAGGATTTGTAGTCATCCAGCCTACCCATCAAAATTCTAAAGCGCTAGCGCTTTCTCCATCCCTTCCCGAAGCACCATTGTTCTGGAGTTCGCGACCGGCCGACATCAGCTTTATTCTCGATCATCTGGATGAGATTATCGATACGGTACCAGGGTTAACCGGAAGAGTGGACAAGACGAACGTTGCCGTTGTAGGCCATTCTATGGGCGGGCAGACCGTCTCTATGCTGGCCGGTATGGAGGTAACTGATCCGGTAACAGGTAAAATAGTGAATGCCGCAGAGCCAAGATTAAAGGCCCGTGTGATTATGGGCGCACCTGGCGGACCCGAAGGATTTACCGGAGCTGCCAGAGGGCTCTATCCTGTGCTGGCTGCAGGCGATTTCAGTACGATGACTCTACCCGCACTTATTGTGAATGGCGACAAGGACGTAAACCTCATGTTCTCTGATGTAGACAACTGGCGTGCGGATGCCTATTATCAAAGTCCCGGACCTAAGGACTTGCTGACCGTTTTTGGCGCAGAACATATCTTTGGTGGCATATCAGGTTATGATGCCCGTGAGACAAGTGATGAAAATCCGGAGCGTGTTTCCTTTGTATGCGAAACCATTCTTGCGTATATTCGAAGTAACTTCGATCCGAACGATCGGAGTTGGGAACAAGCAAAGAAAAGCCTTAATGGCGTAGAAGGTGCGTTAGGCAGTATTGAAAGCAAATCATAA